Sequence from the Catenuloplanes indicus genome:
AGGTGACTGGAGATCAGCACGGTGCCGCCGCTGTCCGCATGCTCGCGCAGCAGCCCGCGCATCCAGGCGATGCCCTCCGGGTCGAGGCCGTTCGCCGGCTCGTCCAGGATCAGCACCGGCGGCTCGTGCAGCAGCGCGGTCGCGATGGACAGCCGCTGCCGCATGCCGAGCGAGTAGCCGGCCGTGTGCTGCGCGCCCGCCTCGGCGAGCCCGACGGTCTCCAGCACCTCGTCGATGCGCCCGGTGGGCGCACCGGAGAGGATCGCGTGCGTCCGCAGGTGCGCCCGGCCGGTCTGGCCCGGGTTCGCGATGCCCTGCTCGACGACCGCGCCGACGGTGCGCGCCGGAGCCTTGAGCTTCCGGTACGGCACGCCGTCGATCAACGCCTGCCCGCGGGACGGCCGGATCAGCCCCAGCAACATGCGCAGCGTGGTCGTCTTCCCCGACCCGTTCAGCCCGAGGAAACCGGTCACCCTGCCCGGCGTGGCGGTGAAGGTCGCACCGTCGACGGCGGCCGCCTTCCCGTACCACTTGGTCAGCTCAACAGCCTCGATCATCGCGCCATCATGCCGGTTCCGGCCGTCACGCGGGGCGTAGGATTCTCGCCGTGAATCTTGATCTTGTGGCGATCGTGGTGACGGACTATGACGAGGCGATCCGGTTCTTCGTGGACGTGCTCGGGTTCGAGCTGGTGGAGGATTCGCCGTCGCTGACGAACGACGGGCGGGCGAAACGCTGGGTGGTGGTGCGGCCACCGTCCGGTGGGACCGGGCTGCTGCTCGCCAAGGCGGACGGCGAGGCGCAGGAGGCGGCTGTCGGGAATCAGACCGGTGGCCGGGTCGGGTTCTTCCTCCG
This genomic interval carries:
- a CDS encoding ATP-binding cassette domain-containing protein — its product is MIEAVELTKWYGKAAAVDGATFTATPGRVTGFLGLNGSGKTTTLRMLLGLIRPSRGQALIDGVPYRKLKAPARTVGAVVEQGIANPGQTGRAHLRTHAILSGAPTGRIDEVLETVGLAEAGAQHTAGYSLGMRQRLSIATALLHEPPVLILDEPANGLDPEGIAWMRGLLREHADSGGTVLISSHLLAELSQLVDDVVVVSQGRVVSTGPLAEFTAGATAHVRVRGRDPQRLWEALEPTGATLESPDGEAIDVYGLDAARIGELAFEAGVPLGELTTHVPDLEQVFLEMVGTR
- a CDS encoding VOC family protein; amino-acid sequence: MNLDLVAIVVTDYDEAIRFFVDVLGFELVEDSPSLTNDGRAKRWVVVRPPSGGTGLLLAKADGEAQEAAVGNQTGGRVGFFLRVDDFDATFQRLRAYGAEITGEPRHEEYGTVVVFRDLAGNRWDLLGPRP